TGGGGCACGTCCGTGGCGAGCACGCTGAGGTCGGCCTGCTCGCCGCCGGGCGGGTCCGTGTCACCGCATCCGGCGAGGACCAGGCCTGCGACGGCCGTGGCGGCCACGGCCGCCCGGACGAGGCGGCTGCGTTTCATGGCATTCCGACCTTTACCCACCTTTGCTGTTTCTTAGGCATTTCGGGACAAATTCATGATTCAGGGGCGGCCCCGCCGGGCCGCCGCGCGTCTGGAGAGCGCGTCGGCCGCGACGGCGGCCAGCAGCACCCCACCCGTGATCATGAACTGCACGGCGTCCTCCACCCCCAGCAGCCCCATGCCCGAGGCGATCGACTGGATGACCAGCACACCGAGCAGCACGGACCAGGGCGAGCCACGCCCGCCGAACAGGCTCGTACCGCCGATGACGGCCGCGGCGATCGCGTTGATCAGCAGCATCCCGGAACCGGCGGCGCGGGCCGTCGTGGGGCTCGCCGAGGTCAGGCCCGAGGCCACGAACAGCCCGCCGATCGCGGCCAGAGTCCCGGACACCATGAACATCGCGACCCGCACCCGCTCCACGGCGATGCCCGCCCGCCGCGCCGCCTCGACCCCGCCGCCGAGCGCGTACACCCGCCGCCCCCAACGGGTGCGGCGCAGCACGTAGTCCGAGACGACGAGGACCACCAGGAAGATCAGCAGCGCGAGCGGCAGCCCCTGGAACCGGTTGAGCGTGTGGGCCGCGGCGAAGACGAGCACCGCGAGGACACCGGTGCGCAACCAGATCTCGCCCGTCGGCCGGTACGGCATCCCGGCGGCCCGGTGCCGGGCGCGCTTGCGGTGGGCGGCCAGGAAGTAACCGGCCGTGCCGAGCGCCGCCACCGCGTAGGCCGCCACGTCGTCACCGAAGTGCCGGCTGGTCAGGGAGGCGACCAGGCCCTCCTCGTCGATGTTGATGGTGCCGCTCGCGCCCAGCAGGTCGAGCGTCAGGCCGTTCCAGATCAGCAGCCCCGCGAGGGTCACGACGAACGCGGGCACGCCGAGCCAGGCGAAGAACAACCCGTGGAAGGCGCCCACCGCCATGCCCGCGGCGATCGCCACGATCACCGCGAGCCCCTCCGGCATCCCGTGGTTCACGTTCAGCACGGCGAAGGCGGCCCCCGCCAGGCCGCTGACCGAGCCGACCGACAGATCGATCTCCCGGATCAGCAGCACGAACACGATGCCGACGGCGACCAGACCGGTCCCGACGATGTCCACGCTCAGGTTGGACAGGTTGCGCGGCGAGAGGAACTTGTCGTCCAGCGCCTGGAAGACGATCCAGATCACGATCAGCCCGGCGATCACCAGCAGCGGCCCGCGCTCGGCGTCCCGCACACTGCCGCGCATCTCCAGGGCGTAGTCGCGCAGACTGCCGGGCCAGCCGCGGGTGCGCGGCCCGCGGCCGGGTGCGACCGGCCCGGCGCCGCCGCCCGTCCCGGCGGTTCCGCCGCCCCGGTGCGGCCCGCCCCCGGTCACGGCCACGCCTCCTCGTTGCCCTTCGTGCGATGCGCCACGGCGTTGTCCGCCGCCCCGGTGACGGAGGAGATGATCTGCTCCTGCGTCACGGTGCTCACGTCGAACAGACCGTTGTTGCGGCCCAGCCGCAGCACGGCGACCCGGTCCGCGACGGCCTTGATGTCGCCCATGTTGTGACTGATGAGGATGATCGCCATACCGCGGTCGCGCACCTCCTCGATGAGGTCGAGCAGATGGCTGGTCTGCTCGACCCCGAGGGCGGCGGTGGGCTCGTCGAGCAGCAGGACCTTGGGTGCGCCCATGAGCGAGCGGGAGATCGCGACGGCCTGCCGCTGCCCGGCGGACAGCGTGGCGACCGGCATGCGCACGTCGGGGATACGGATCGACAGGGCCCGCATCAGATCGCGGGCGCGGCGCTCCATCTCCACCTCGTCGAGGACGCCCACCCGGTCGATCTCCCGGCCGAGGAAGAGATTGCCCACGACATCGAGGTTGTCGCACATGGCGAGGTCCTGGTAAACGGTCGCGATGCCCAGGGCGTGGGCGTCGTGCGGGCGTTTGATCTGCACGCGCCGCCCCTGCCACTCGATGACGCCCCGGTCGGCGGGGCTCACGCCCGAGATCACCTTGATCAGCGTGGACTTGCCGGCGCCGTTGTCGCCCGCCAGAGCCACGACCTCACCGGCCCGGACCTGGAGGTCGACGTCCACGAGCGCCTGTACGCCGCCGAACCGCTTGGATATGCCACGCAACGCCAGTACGGGTGGATGGGCCACCGGGGATCACCTCCCTCACCGGGTGAGCCCGATCCGGTCGCAGGCCGACCGGAGCTTCGGGGTGCAGATCTGGTCGATCGTGTAGACGCCGTCCCGGACGAGCGTCCGCCCGACGGTCTCGGCCGTGACGGAGACCGGGTCGAGCAGCACCGACGGGACGTCCTTCGTGGTGGGGCTGTCCACGGTCGACGTGACGAGGGCGTCGAGGTCGTTGCCGCGCGCCAGGGCGACGGCCATGGCGGAGGCCGCCTCGGTCTCCTGCCGGAAGGGCTTGTAGACGGTCATGTACTGCTCGCCCTTGACGATGCGCCGCACGGCGTCGAGGTCGGCGTCCTGGCCGGTGACCGGGGGCAGCGGCGAGACGCGGGCGCTCTTGAGCGCCGCGATGACGCCGGCGGCGATCGAGTCGTTGGCCGCGAGCACGCCGTCGATCTGATCCGGGTGGAGGGCGCTGATCGCGGCGGACATGTGGTCGTGCGCGTTCTCCGTGCGCCAGCCGAGGGTGTTGTACGACTTGAGGATCCGCACCCTGTCCTGGAGCACGGACCGCGCGCCGCCCTCGTACCAGGCGGCGTTGGGGCTGGAGGGGTCGCCGTTCACCATGACGACGCCGCCGTCGTCGGCCCTGGCTCCCATGCCCTTCAGCAGTGCCTCGCCCTGGAGTCTGCCGACCCGGCCGCCGTCGAAACTGACGAAACCCGAGATCGGGCCCTCGGCGAGCCGGTCGTAGGCGACGACCGGGATGCCCGCGCGGTCCGCCGCGCGGACCGAGGAGCGCAGCGCCTTGGGGTCGACGACGTCCAGGATCAGGGCGGAGACGCCCCTGGTGATCATGGAGTTCATCTGGTGCCGCTGGCTCGCCGCGTCGTTCTCCGCGTTGGCGTACACGACCCTGCAGTCCGGGCACAGCTCCTTCACCCGCTTCTCGATCAGGGGCTTGTCGGACTGCTCCCAGCGGGGCACCGCGCGGCTCGGCAGCAGCAGCCCGATGGTGAGCTCGCCCTCGCCCTGCCCGCCGTCCTCGGTACAGCCGGCCGACGCCACCGCCATGACAGCCGCGACGAGCCAGGCCCCCACCCGCCACCTACGGCCCCTCATCCCGGACCTCCCTCCTTGTCCCGGCCTCGTCCCCGGGGGTTGCTCCGGTCCGGGGCCCGGCCGCCGCGGGGTTCCGGGGTCGGCCTTGGCCCGCGTCCGGGTTCGGGGGTTCCGGGTTCTCGTTCCGGCTGCGGGGCTGGTCGTGGTCCCGGCTTCGGGGCGAGGCCCGGCCTCCGTTGCCGTCCGGGGTGGGTTCCGGGTTCTCGTTCCGGCTGCGGGGCTGGTCGTGGTCCCGGCTTCGGGGTGAGGCCCGGCCTCCGTTGCCGTCCGGGGTGGGTTCCGGGTTCTCGTTCCGGCTGCGGGACTGGTCGCGGTCCCGGTTTCGGCCTGAGGCCCGGCCTCCGTTCCCGTCCCGCCCGTTCCGCTGCGAGGCACGGCCTCCGCCCCGGTCGCGGATGCGGCCGATGCCCCAGCCCCGGTTGCGGCCGATGCCCCAGCCCCGGTCCCGGCCGGCCTGCCGTTCCTCTGCCGGCTCCACCCACGGTTCCGGTAGCGGCTCCGCTTCCGGTTCCCGGTCCGCCTCCTGCTCCTGGCGAGACACGACGATCTCGCTCCACACCTGCTTGCCGCCCCCGACCGGCACCGAGCCCCAGGCCGCCGACAGCGCCTCCACCAGGAAGAGCCCCCGGCCGCCGGTCGACTCCCAGTCCACGACCACCGGCTTGGCCGGCGCCCGCGGGGAGGAGTCGCTCACGGTCACCCGCAGCCGGTCCGCGGCCAGGGTCAGGTCCAGCCGCAGCGCACCCTGCGTGTGCACGAGCGCGTTGGTGACCAGTTCGGACACCACCAGCAGCACGGTGTCGGCCTCGGCCACGACGTCCCACGAACGCAGCGTGCGCGCGCTGAACCGGCGGGCGTGCATGACCGCGTCCGGCAGCCGCCACACCACCCAGCCCGCCCGCACCGGCCGCACCCGCATCCCGTCGTAGCGCAGCAGCAGCAACGCCACGTCGTCCTCCCGGCGGCCGGCCTCGCCGAGCAGGTCGTCCGCCATCCGCCCCGGGTCGGAGGGATCGGCCGCGGCGAGCGCCTCGCCCACGATCCGCATGCCCTCGTCCAGGTCCAGTTCGGCCGACTCGACCAGGCCGTCCGTCACCAGCGCGAGCACCGTGCCGGGCGCCAGCGCCAGCGCCGTCATCGGGAACTCCGCGTCCTCCAGCACGCCCAGCGGCAGCCCGCCCTCGACCGTGATCTCCTCCGTGCCGCCGTCGGGATGACGCAGCAGCGGGGACAGATGCCCGGCCCGCACGAACAGGGCGTTGCCCTCCTCCATGTCCAGCTCGACATAGCAGCACGTGGCGAACAGGTCGGTCTCCATGCCGACGAGCAGCCGGTTGGCGTGCGCGACGACCACGTCCGGCGGATGACCCTCCACGGCGTAGGCCCGGACCGCGGTGCGCATCTGGCCCATGATCGTCGCGGCTCCGGCACTGTGCCCCTGCACATCACCGATGACCAGGGCCACCTTCCCCTCCGACAGCGCGATCACGTCGTACCAGTCGCCGCCCACCTGGAGCCCGCGCCGGGCGGGCAGATAACGGGCCACTGCGGTGCCCCCGGGCAACAGGGGCAGACGGCGCGGCAGCAGGCTGCGCTGGAGCATCGTCGCGAGTTCCTGCTCGGCGTCGTAGGCGTGCGCGCGGATCAGGGCCTGTCCCACCAGCCCCGCGGTCGCCGTCAGCAGGGCCCGCTCCTCGGGCGCGAACTCGTGCGGCGCGTCCCAGCCGACCAGGCACACCCCGGCAACCCTGCCCTTGGCCGGCAGCGGCAGGACCGCGAGCCCGCCGGGGCCGATCCCCGCGAGCCCTGGTTCCAGCACGGCACCCGCCGGCCACAGGCTCATCCGCCCGTCGCGCAGCGCCGCCAGGAGCGTGGGCAGGGCGGTGACCGGCGCGTCGGGCCACTCCGAGCGCCACTCGGAACGCCACAGCTCCGGCCAGGCACCGGCACCCGGCGGATCGAGCACGGTGACCGCCAGCCGGTCCTCCAGCAGCTCGGCGAGCGCCACCCGGTCGGCACCCAGCGGCTCGCGCAGCGCGGCGACCACCACGCGGCTGACGTCCCGGACCGTCGTGGCGTCGTCGAGCGCGGCCGTCAGCCACTGGATCCGGGCGACGTCGCTTGCGCTCCGGCGCAGGACGGGAGCCGCGGTCACCACACCCAGCACCCGCTCCGGGACGCCGTCGGACCCTTTCAGCACGCGGCAGGACAGGCGCAGCCAGCACAGTTCACCGGTGGCCCGGCGGGTACGGAACTCCAGCTCCCGGCGCCCGGGTGTCTGCGGGGACGGTTCGAGAACCGACAACAGGGCCGGGACGTCCTCCGGGACGCTGTACGAGAGCAGAGTGTCGGTCTTGCCGTCGAAGCCGCCCTCGGGGATGCCGACCAGTTCCAGCAGGGCCGGGTCGGTCTCGACCAGCCCGGTGCCGGGTGCCAGGGCGAAGGAACCGACCCCCAGCGCACGCAGGGCGGAATCGAGCAGGGGCGAGGGAGCGGACCGGTCGGCCTCCCCCCGGAGCCGCCCGGCGACCGCCTCGGCATACCGCTGCAGAAACTCCCGCTGCTCGGCCCCGAACCCCTCCCCGGCCTCTCCCACCACGACCAGGCATCCCAG
The genomic region above belongs to Streptomyces coeruleorubidus and contains:
- a CDS encoding sugar ABC transporter permease, whose amino-acid sequence is MAVTGGGPHRGGGTAGTGGGAGPVAPGRGPRTRGWPGSLRDYALEMRGSVRDAERGPLLVIAGLIVIWIVFQALDDKFLSPRNLSNLSVDIVGTGLVAVGIVFVLLIREIDLSVGSVSGLAGAAFAVLNVNHGMPEGLAVIVAIAAGMAVGAFHGLFFAWLGVPAFVVTLAGLLIWNGLTLDLLGASGTINIDEEGLVASLTSRHFGDDVAAYAVAALGTAGYFLAAHRKRARHRAAGMPYRPTGEIWLRTGVLAVLVFAAAHTLNRFQGLPLALLIFLVVLVVSDYVLRRTRWGRRVYALGGGVEAARRAGIAVERVRVAMFMVSGTLAAIGGLFVASGLTSASPTTARAAGSGMLLINAIAAAVIGGTSLFGGRGSPWSVLLGVLVIQSIASGMGLLGVEDAVQFMITGGVLLAAVAADALSRRAAARRGRP
- a CDS encoding ATP-binding cassette domain-containing protein, whose product is MAHPPVLALRGISKRFGGVQALVDVDLQVRAGEVVALAGDNGAGKSTLIKVISGVSPADRGVIEWQGRRVQIKRPHDAHALGIATVYQDLAMCDNLDVVGNLFLGREIDRVGVLDEVEMERRARDLMRALSIRIPDVRMPVATLSAGQRQAVAISRSLMGAPKVLLLDEPTAALGVEQTSHLLDLIEEVRDRGMAIILISHNMGDIKAVADRVAVLRLGRNNGLFDVSTVTQEQIISSVTGAADNAVAHRTKGNEEAWP
- a CDS encoding substrate-binding domain-containing protein, translating into MRGRRWRVGAWLVAAVMAVASAGCTEDGGQGEGELTIGLLLPSRAVPRWEQSDKPLIEKRVKELCPDCRVVYANAENDAASQRHQMNSMITRGVSALILDVVDPKALRSSVRAADRAGIPVVAYDRLAEGPISGFVSFDGGRVGRLQGEALLKGMGARADDGGVVMVNGDPSSPNAAWYEGGARSVLQDRVRILKSYNTLGWRTENAHDHMSAAISALHPDQIDGVLAANDSIAAGVIAALKSARVSPLPPVTGQDADLDAVRRIVKGEQYMTVYKPFRQETEAASAMAVALARGNDLDALVTSTVDSPTTKDVPSVLLDPVSVTAETVGRTLVRDGVYTIDQICTPKLRSACDRIGLTR